GTTAAAACCTCTTACTGAAAAGGAAACAGAAGAACTTAAAACAATTCTTAAAACGCTTAACAGTTAAAGTAGATCTTATGAAAAAGCCAATTTTTTATCACGCAGGATGTTCAGTCTGTGTAAGTGCAGAACACGATATTATCAACCTTATCGGGGCCGGAAATATAGAGGTTGTCCATTTGGGAAATGACAGAAACAGAATTCAGGATGCGGAAAAAGCCGGTGTAATATCTGTA
This genomic window from Chryseobacterium sp. MEBOG06 contains:
- a CDS encoding thioredoxin family protein, translating into MKKPIFYHAGCSVCVSAEHDIINLIGAGNIEVVHLGNDRNRIQDAEKAGVISVPALVMPNGNVLHINFGALISDVKK